The following proteins come from a genomic window of Malus domestica chromosome 02, GDT2T_hap1:
- the LOC108171476 gene encoding disease resistance protein RPP2B-like, with protein MGLLRYEGRFVQQIVEDIARKLKNTYLTEPTYPVGIDSQVQEIGRCLDVGGSDKTTVANAIFNNYQDKFAGRSTSEWKSALGKLKSSRPYLEIHKNLKISYDGSTDDDVKGIFLDISCFFIGMNKDYVMKILDQYDHDTKIKIGLLQDQYLVTVDKEGNLMMHGLIRDTGREIGREEIEGLTLDLSERHKPSFSTEAFRGMQGLRLLKLKGVKFTGYCEHLSKELRWLCWTDFPMEVIHGDFNQTNLVDTDLIQVWEDSDVSLEKLKFLNLGYCNDLTRLPDYSKIPNLERLILKGCKKLQEIPALPTNLEILEADECITLRKKYDFPEMSRMGELHLKGCTSLTADIKEAILKGWSASGIGGLFLPGNEIPSWFTPVDPQGEIVVPQSFGCDLKALTVHHLFFR; from the exons ATGGGGCTGCTCAG GTATGAAGGAAGATTTGTCCAACAAATTGTTGAGGACATCGCTCGAAAACTGAAGAACACATACTTAACCGAACCCACATACCCCGTTGGAATAGATTCTCAGGTGCAAGAAATTGGTAGATGTTTGGATGTTGGAGGATCAGATAAAACGACGGTTGCCAATGCTATTTTCAACAATTATCAGGATAAGTTTGCAG GAAGAAGCACAAGTGAGTGGAAAAGTGCATTGGGTAAATTGAAAAGTTCACGGCCTTATTTGGAAATTCACAAAAATCTTAAGATAAGCTATGATGGGTCAACTGATGATGATGTGAAGGGTATATTCCTTGATATATCGTGTTTCTTTATTGGAATGAACAAGGATTATGTCATGAAAATACTGGATCAATATGATCatgatacaaaaataaaaattggacTACTCCAGGATCAATACCTTGTAACTGTTGATAAAGAAGGCAATCTGATGATGCATGGTTTGATTCGAGACACTGGCAGAGAAATT GGAAGGGAAGAAATTGAGGGACTCACTTTAGATTTGTCAGAACGCCACAAGCCTAGCTTCAGCACAGAGGCATTTAGAGGGATGCAGGGACTGAGATTACTCAAACTCAAAGGCGTAAAGTTCACTGGATACTGCGAACACCTCTCCAAAGAGTTAAGATGGTTGTGTTGGACTGACTTTCCTATGGAGGTCATACATGGAGATTTCAATCAAACAAACCTAGTTGATACCGACCTGATACAAGTTTGGGAGGACTCCGACGTG TCACTTGAGAAGTTGAAGTTTCTTAATCTCGGTTACTGCAATGACCTGACCAGATTACCCGACTACTCAAAAATCCCAAATCTTGAGAGATTGATACTCAAAGGTTGCAAAAAGCTTCAGGAAATTCCAGCTTTACCAACAAATTTGGAAATCCTGGAAGCAGATGAGTGCATTACATTGAGGAAAAAGTACGACTTTCCAGAAATGTCAAGGATGGGAGAATTGCATCTGAAAGGGTGCACCAGTCTCACTGCTGATATTAAGGAAGCAATCCTAAag GGATGGAGTGCGAGCGGAATTGGTGGCCTTTTTCTCCCTGGAAATGAAATTCCATCATGGTTTACGCCTGTCGATCCTCAGGGTGAAATAGTTGTGCCGCAAAGTTTTGGCTGTGATTTAAAAGCACTGACTGTGCATCATTTGTTCTTCAGATGA